One region of Enterobacter ludwigii genomic DNA includes:
- the nadC gene encoding carboxylating nicotinate-nucleotide diphosphorylase: MPPRRYNPDHRREALLERINMDIPASVAHALKEDLGGDINAEKDITAQLLPKEARSHAVIITREDGVFCGKRWVEEVFTQLAGDDVQITWHVEDGDAITANQPLFELNGPSRVLLTGERTALNFVQTLSGVASEVRRYVDLLVGTRTQLLDTRKTLPGLRTALKYAVLCGGGANHRLGLSDAFLIKENHIIASGSVRQAVEKAFWLHPDVPVEVEVENLDELEQAIKAGADIIMLDNFETEQMREAVKLTNGQAQLEVSGNVTFDTIREFAETGVDYISVGALTKHVRALDLSMRFK; this comes from the coding sequence ATGCCGCCTCGCCGCTACAACCCCGACCACCGACGTGAAGCGCTTCTGGAACGTATTAATATGGATATTCCGGCAAGCGTTGCCCATGCTTTGAAAGAAGATCTGGGCGGTGACATCAATGCCGAAAAGGATATTACTGCCCAATTATTGCCAAAAGAAGCACGTTCGCACGCGGTCATTATCACTCGTGAAGATGGCGTTTTTTGCGGCAAGCGCTGGGTTGAAGAGGTCTTTACCCAACTGGCGGGGGATGATGTGCAGATCACCTGGCATGTTGAAGACGGCGATGCGATTACGGCAAACCAGCCGCTGTTTGAGCTGAATGGTCCTTCACGCGTTTTGCTCACCGGTGAACGAACCGCGCTTAACTTCGTCCAGACCTTATCCGGGGTGGCAAGTGAAGTACGCCGCTACGTTGACCTGCTTGTCGGCACCCGTACGCAGTTACTGGATACCCGCAAAACACTGCCGGGCCTGCGTACGGCGCTGAAATACGCGGTGCTCTGTGGCGGCGGCGCAAACCATCGGCTGGGGTTGTCAGACGCGTTCCTGATTAAAGAGAACCATATTATTGCCTCGGGTTCGGTGCGTCAGGCGGTTGAAAAAGCCTTCTGGCTGCATCCGGATGTCCCTGTCGAAGTGGAAGTGGAAAACCTGGACGAGCTGGAGCAGGCAATTAAGGCCGGGGCCGATATCATCATGCTCGATAACTTCGAAACCGAGCAGATGCGTGAAGCAGTAAAACTGACTAACGGCCAGGCTCAGCTTGAGGTATCCGGCAACGTGACGTTCGATACTATCCGTGAATTCGCCGAGACCGGTGTTGATTACATCTCCGTCGGGGCGCTGACCAAACACGTGCGTGCTCTCGACCTCTCGATGCGCTTTAAATAG
- the ampD gene encoding 1,6-anhydro-N-acetylmuramyl-L-alanine amidase AmpD: protein MLLENGWLVDARHVPSPHHDCRPEDEKPTLLVVHNISLPPGEFGGPWIDALFTGTIDPDAHPFFAEIAHLRVSAHCLIRRDGEVVQYVPFDKRAWHAGVSMYQGRERCNDFSIGIELEGTDTVPYTDSQYQQLVTVTKTLIGLYPAIAENITGHSDIAPARKTDPGPAFDWSRFRAMLTAPSE, encoded by the coding sequence ATGTTGTTAGAAAACGGATGGCTGGTGGATGCGCGGCATGTGCCCTCGCCGCACCACGACTGCCGCCCGGAGGATGAAAAGCCCACACTGCTGGTTGTTCATAATATTAGTCTCCCGCCGGGTGAGTTTGGCGGTCCGTGGATCGATGCATTATTCACAGGAACGATAGATCCCGATGCCCATCCTTTCTTTGCTGAGATTGCACATCTGCGCGTGTCGGCTCATTGTCTGATTCGTCGCGATGGTGAAGTCGTTCAGTATGTTCCCTTTGATAAACGCGCCTGGCATGCCGGGGTGTCGATGTACCAGGGGCGCGAACGATGCAACGATTTTTCTATAGGAATCGAGCTGGAAGGCACTGATACCGTGCCTTATACCGATTCACAGTATCAACAGCTCGTGACTGTAACCAAAACGCTTATTGGACTCTACCCGGCCATCGCCGAAAATATCACGGGACACAGTGATATCGCTCCGGCGAGAAAAACCGATCCCGGCCCGGCCTTTGACTGGTCCCGGTTTCGCGCCATGCTTACTGCGCCGTCAGAATAA